The Arachis ipaensis cultivar K30076 chromosome B03, Araip1.1, whole genome shotgun sequence region TAGGGTAGCTCTTTCCAGGGTGGAAAATCTTGTGCATTGGAATTCCATCAATTTTGTCATACATTTTTAGGTACCCTTTTCCACTAACTCCAATTCTGTGGAAATATCTTGCCTTAGCATTCATGGTTGTGGTGGCTAAATTTGCAGACAAGTTACTTACTACTTTCTTGTAAGCCATGTCCATCTCTTCTATTCGTTCATCTAAACCACTTGTGGGTTTTTTGGTAATAACCCTTGTTTGAGATCCAATGTACATGCTACCTTCATGGAGTATGGAATTCATTGGAGCAATTGAAAGTGCTCCTAGAATGACATTCTTTTCAACATGAGAACCAGGGAGAATAATGCTTTGACTTCCAACAACTGAGTTGTCTTGAACCTCTATTTTTCCACAAGTGTATCCGTTTGAGTAATGGAAACCGGTGATTATTCTGCTAAAATCACCAAGATGAACACCATTACCAATTGCCATGAGCTCTGGGTTTGAAACTGGGTTGATGGCTCTTATAGAACAATGCTTGCCAATTTTTGCACCTAAGAGGCGCAAATATACACAAAAAGCTTCTGTTCCTGTGAGGAGTTTTGCAAATCTAAGGTGGCAGGAAAGACTCAATTGATTTCGAAGCCATGTTTTAAAGTGGTTTTGCTTTTGACCATGAAGAAGACGAATGAAGAAGCATGTGAGAATGCTGAGAATGAGACCATGAAGCAAGTAAGCACATGCCAGTGAAATGGTGAATACAATGGCACTTGATGGGAATTCAGAAAGCATGGTGGCATAAGCAATAATAGTGAAAGGAATCCAGTGGAAAGCCCCACTTATGCACATGAATGAAAAGTGTTGTAATGATGTTGGTTTTTGGAAGAGCCTTGTGTAGAGAAAGTATGTAATGGCTGCAGCAAGAGCGCTTACAAAGCCAACAACATAGATCCCCATCAATTGGTAGATAGCACTAGCTTCATTTTTGTCTGTAGTAATTAGCATTGTTGCACTCTGagggaaaaaaacaaaagaaataaaaaggttatataatttttaaaacaaaaactatatcataataaattttataatataatattaatagtataataaaaattaattatgacAANNNNNNNNNNNNNNNNNNNNNNNNNNNNNNNNNNNNNNNNNNNNNNNNNNNNNNNNNNNNNNNNNNNNNNNNNNNNNNNNNNNNNNNNNNNNNNNNNNNNNNNNNNNNNNNNNNNNNNNNNNNNNNNNNNNNNNNNNNNNNNNNNNNNNNNNNNNNNNNNNNNNNNNNNNNNNNNNNNgataaaaaattaattataaactttataatcattaatatatatatatatatatatatatatatatatattagtatgTCTACATTTAtggtatttattttaattatgtaagtgtttttaaaattaaattttttttttttatcttttggtACTATTTTGTTTTAGCAACACTTTTTATAAAgcattataaaatattaaaaaatgctACTTCAATTTTAGGAATATTTTTTGAAACATCATAACTATGATAACTACTGTAGCATAGATATACTAGATGATAATTTCAGGAACTAACCTCTTTAACATTATTAAGCTTTGTAGGCTTGAGCACATGCTGTCCTTTTTCAACCTTTTGCAAGGGTTGTACCTCAGCACCATCTTTAATAACACTACCTTTTTGAATAACAGCATAAGGTCCAACTGAAGAACTTTTTCCAATCCTAATTGGATTGAAACTCAAGATCCTATTCTTTACCTCATGGCTTTGAACCAAAACCCCTTCAGCAATGACAGCTTCATCTCCAATTGAGACCAAAGACGGGTCTGTGATGTCAACTGTATCGAGCAAAACTGAGGATCCAATTCTTGCACCAAGCATCTCAAACCAATACTTAAGGAATGTTGTTCCTCTGAGGTGTACTCCTAGGACTCTAGAAGCAATTTCTTGAGTTTTATAGTGTGTCCACCACTTGATAAAATCCATTGAATGGATGGAGATTTCAGGAACAAGGGCATAGTTTGGCCTCAAGAAAGAATTCCCAAAAATTGAAATGCAAATGCTAGTAGAAGCAATGCATAGGATCCAAGAAAGGGGTGCCAAAGTCAAAGAAATTAAGTAGTTTGACCATGAAATTCCTTCCACTAATGCACTGATACTTTGATTGAAACTTAGAAAAGCAGTGATGGATATGTAAGCAGGAAAAACCAGCATGAGAGTAATATAGAAAAGTGCTAGGAGTTGAAGTAAACGAATACCCCATTGGTGAGTCTTGGACACATCCATAACCAATTCAGCAATCTCTATATCTTCTTCTGAAGCATTGGATGGATTGCTAACAAGTTGTGGCTTAGACTTGAATAGAAGATTTTCTGAGAAGTTAGCCAACTCTTGAATGCAAGAAGTAGTGAAGACATCAATAGCTGCAACCGGAACTCCCAAAAAATCTGAGAGTTTTTGTGATGCTTTGACAACACCAATTGAGTCAACACCAAAAGATGTTATGTTATCTGTGACTGATATGTCACTTTCTGGGATTCCTGCCTGCTCAGAAATAAGCTTTTTCAAGAACTCCACAATTTCCTTGTTGCTGATTCTTTGGCTAGTTCCAAGATTGTTCTTTGCTACATTGGACCTTGGTGTTCTTCCATCTTTGCAAGTTCCAGTAGTAAATGACCTTACCAATTTTTTCTTTGTCAAGAGAGGTTGTGGCACCAAGTTCAGTGTTTCATCTGCAAACTGTTTGAGACACTCAAACCTCTTGATTTTTCCTGATGTTGTTTTGCTGATGGTTCTTGGCTTGATCAACTTGACAGAAGCAACACTAACTCCATGTTCTTCTATAACACGAGTTTGAATATGCTCAATCACATCCTTGCTAACTGATTTACCATCCTTTACTTCTGCAATCACAACGAGGCCAACTTGATCAGACCCGTCAGGCAAGGCAATACCTTTTGCTGATAGAATCTCCTCAGGGACACCAATGACAGCGCAACACCCGGGACGAAGATATTCGGATGAATTCTCAACTGTCTTTTCAACATCTGATGAGTATATATTTCTCCCAGCTGCAATGATCAGATCCTTGATTCTTCCTGTGATGAATAGCTTCCTATCTATTATCCTTCCCAAGTCACCAGTTCTTGTGAAGTTTCTTCCAGGATGGTTTGGAAGCTCATTCCTGAAAGTTTTTTGGCTCAGTTCATCCTTTCCCCAATACCCAATTCCTGAACTTTGACTACTTATCCAAATCTCTCCTTCTTTTCCATCTTCTTGAAGCTCTTCGCCACTCTCAGGATCAACAATTCTGATGTCAACATCAGCATCTCCTGGCTGGACATATCCACAGCAGATTCTTCCTTGCCAATCAACAAGAATAGGATTACTTTGTCCAAATGCGCAGCTGACGAAAACGCAGTTTTCGGCCAAGCCATATCCTGGAGCTAGCACCTTTTGGGATNNNNNNNNNNNNNNNNNNNNNNNNNNNNNNNNNNNNNNNNNNNNNNNNNNNNNNNNNNNNNNNNNNNNNNNNNNNNNNNNNNNNNNNNNNNNNNNNNNNNNNNNNNNNNNNNNNNNNNNNNNNNNNNNNNNNNNNNNNNNNNNNNNNNNNNNNNNNNNNNNNNNNNNNNNNNNNNNNNGCAAAGTTAGGGGCAGCACTATGAGTTGCTTGGTACTTACTCATAGTTTCAAGCCACAACAATGGCTTCTTGATGAATGTGATTGGCGAAAACAACACGGCCGATCCACCACTAACAAGAGCTGTAAAAAGTCCTCCAATGAGCCCCATGTCATGGTACTGAGGAAGCCAGCTTATTAGCATGGTCCTCGAGGTGCTCTTGTACCTTCCTCTCATCAACTTCACATTGTGAACTAGGCCTCCATGAGTAATCATCACTCCTTTAGCATCCCCAGTTGAACCTGACGTAAACTGCAAGAAACAAATATCACCAGGTTGAGCCTCACATTGATCATCTACATATTTAGAAGCCAGACTTTTTGACTTGTCGATCCAAGAATCAGTGTGCATCCATGGAAGATTTGGCCATCTAGCTGAAGACTTCCCATCTTTTCCGGATAATGAGATTAGACCTTTAACAAATCCGGCCCGCACGGCTGAGTGATAACCTTTTGTTGATAGAATTGCCACTATGCCACATGACTTTGCAATATTGTCAATTTTCACAAGTGCTTGTCCACTTTTTTGCATGGGGTCTGGAGGAAGAACAGGAACTGGTATAACTTTAGCCCTTATGCATCCGAAGAAGGCATCGACGAAATCCAGACCGGGGACATAGACTAGGAGAACCTTGTCACCGGGCTTGATGATTGGCTTTCGGCATGATAAGAGATTCTGAGCAATACAAGAAGCATTGGAATTTTGTTCTCCATAGCTCCTTGTGCATACaacttctccttcttcatttatcCAAGAATAAAGAGTTCTGTTTTGAGTGATTGGATGAGTTCCCCAGTGCTTCAAATAGCTGTTCAAAGAGGGCAAATTGGGAAATTGCACCCCAGGCAATTCACCAAGTTCTCTAGGCTCCTTTTTCTGGAACTCAGTTTGTAGTGGAAACAAACTCTGCAGATAACATGCTTCTAGTAAGTGCAACTCAATTTTGGGAgtatttaaaaactaaaatatataaatattaaataattaccTTAGTGTAAGGGAACATTGGCAAATCACTGCTAGTTGCAAAGTTCTTACACATGAGAGCCATGGCATAGGATGAATTTCTCTCTGTGAGCTCGAAAGCCATAAGGCCGCCGACATAGTAAGTATTCCTTGAACCTTGAAGTTCTGACTCCAGCTTTTCATAGAAACCAGATTTCATATCTGCATTTCAAACTCTTAAGAGTTTATAATTCTcaactaaaaatgaaaataaattatgGGCATTAAGTAGTTCCGAGAATACCTTGGCTGTTAACATGAGGAAAATACTTGAAGCGACGTTGAAGGATGAATTTGTCAATTTTCCCCCCCATGGATTCAACCGCTTTAATCGCAAGCTCGATGACAGTTGGTCCCTTAATATCAGAAGAGTTGCCATAAGACCAGAACAAGAATATGTCACTGTCATCATAAAACTTCTGCATTGCAACAGGATTTCCAATGGTGTTGGGATCTTCCATgtattcactaaagtaaaagaaCCCAATTGGAAGATGTTCAAATCCTTTAATCTTAAAAACTGTGGTGTAGTAATCAAATGTCTCTACTTTGCTGAACAAGTCCCTTTCAAGTTCAGTTGCATCCATGACTTCTTCTTCAGACTCTGCAACAAGAATCAAtcagaaaacaacaacaatatgTAATATACAAAGAAATgaacatatatatgtatatacactAACCTGTGAAAGCTGAAGGCACTGATCTATAAGTTCTTCCATATCTTAAGGGAAAATTACCAGAGATTATGATCTTATCAAACTCCATggttttttcattttcatttaatCTCTTGACAGTTACTTTGACACTTTCAGAGCTACGTCTGATCGCCAACACTTGAGTGTTACAATGAAGTTTTATAGGAAGTGATTCAGCAATCTTCTTCCATAGACTTGTATATCCACCTTTGAAGCGTCGAATTTTTCCGGCCATTGATGTTCTAGTAAATTCATGAATGTATGCATAAGGCAAGTCTTGGACAAATCCAAATCCTGAGGCAGTGTAACCATAAGCCACAGATTTAGGAACAGATTTGAGTCCATGACTCTCAAGATAATCTGTAGTTAAGTCTGAAGCAACTTGGCTAACAGCATGGATCCCAAAATGCTTAGAGTTCTTCACCTTTTCCTGTCATTCGAGTCATATAAGCAGAATCAACATAATAAggaattttaatttcattatgtAAATGAAAGACTAAATACTATATATACTTACTTGAATATCCAAAGTAAGTGTCATAACAGATACATAATCATCAGCAACATTAACATCTTGGAACTTTCCAGAGTAAGGGTCAATGAGAGCAAGCTTGTGTGAGTCCATTTCTTCTAGTTCCGATCCTGTCTCTTTCGCGAGATGAAAGATGACTGGAGCACTATTTGCAGCAAGAACTTGCCCACCCAGATCATAAATTTTCCCtgcatatatatatagtaatccAAAACAAAAATCATTCATATATATTCAATTGGATCAGCAGCTAGAGAGTGGTAGTAAGATATAAGTACCTTCAATTTCTACTGATTCACACATGCCAGCAACTGTGTGATGTTTCTCCAAAACTGTGACATTATTATAACCAAGTCTAGAGAGTGCATATGCAGCTGATAAACCACTTGGACCAGCACCAACTATTCCAATTCTGGTGCTTAATGGTAATGAAGGATGCAACTTGGAGAATTGGTCATCTATTGGTATTTTAAGATCCATGCCTGCAATCTCTGCTACAATCCAATCATTTTTTACaactagttagttagttagttagttgaattCTGTTAGTTTGTTATTTTGACAGCTGGAGTTAGTTACTTAGCTGGCTGTGTATACAAGTAATGTAAAGGGAATTTTATTTATGTGattcaatttaattttctcaCTTCTCACTCTCAATAACAACAAAGAAAGATACCTTATTAAGAAACTACAAAAAGAGGATGCCAAAAGGTTCAAAAAGTGTTACAAATATATATTTGTTCATTTGATATCATCAAACAAATGAGAACATTACCTTAGAGATGAGAAGAACGGTGCAGTGTATTATATAATGAATGTAATTTGATGAGGAGTTGTTGTCAACGTTGGATCGTTAATTGGATCATTTGCTGCAGTAATTGCAATGACATTATTATTCTCAGGATAACTACATGAGGTGCATGTTTATTTTGTTGGAAAATATTAtcatattgaaaagaaaaaacataTTGATATGTCACAGGCATAAGAACATCCATgaatgaagaagaaaaataaaatgtgtaTGTATAAACAGAAGAGAGGAGAAGCAAATATAAGACTAGTTTGGTTATTACCGCAGTGATGATAATTGATAAAGCATATAGTAGATTATTTTGCCAAATGGCATGGTGAGATTGAAGAGGATGTGTAGTAATGATTAATGAATTAAGCTGCTGACTCATCTATCTTAATTTATAGAGAAAGTTTTAGTTAGGACTAAGCTTATAGTAAGCAATCACATCACTATCATTTAATATTGCTTAAAAATATTTGTAACGATGTGTATATTCTAGTCCTAAAGTATAGCTAAAATTTATAGAGAATTTGAGTATAGTTCCACTGCTGAATAATCCCGGCCTCGATGAGTACAAGAATTACATTGTATTAATGTCCAAAACATGCAACATAGGATTATGAAATATTCCCATGGAATAAACCGTCTTATATTATATACAAGTTTGAGTTTTACTCCATGCAAGAATTGCACAACATTTCAAATTGTCACGatacatatataattattttagcATTCGaaacattttaatttttatgaaacAGAGCTCAATTGCAATCTTTATCTTtgacaaaataaattttcaaatattAGTTTTATACTTTCATTGGACAAAATGGCCTAAATGACAAAAATGATAGATTAATTATTAACTCATTTTATCAAATGGAACTaatatttgaaaatttattttgtccAAAACAAAGATTAAAATCTATTTTAGTAAAATCAGAATCTTTCGCGtgtcaaaatattatttattctacaaaaaaaaaagaacttttttttccttttagtaACAAAACTTATTGTTTTTTAATATTACGAAAACaagattttaatataaaaaaaaaagaaaaatgtaccACATATGTTATTTACTTATTTCCCTTGATCTTTACATTTACTATTTCATTAAAGGCGTTAATTACATGAGAGGTTAATAAAAAACAAGTTATACGGTGAATGGTTTTTCAAGATTCTATTGTATGTCCATGGATATTGGATTTAACTATACGGTAGTTTCAATGCTCATGAATCATGATAAGTTCatacatttttcattttattaaaGGTATTGGATTCTGTAATGAttactcaaaaacaaacaaaataaatgtCTAGTACTGAATTGAATAAGGTAACTGAaagaaatatataatttattgagTATTAGCAAAGGGTACCATGCTTATAAAAGATGATTTTCTGCAAAACATTGATAAATTAACTTATATTAATGTTAGCTggtcaaaggaaaaaaaaaatggaaaattgaCGATGTGCGATTAtgagttttttgtttttctttggtcAATAATATAATGAGATTAATAATTGAAATAATTATATCAATATATTATTTgtcaatttattattaataataattaattattatattttaaacgcATGTATAAAAAGATACattcaaaaaatatatctataaaaatatttttattagatatagccataaaaaagacatttttattagatacATTCATNNNNNNNNNNNNNNNNNNNNNNNNNNNNNNNNNNNNNNNNNNNNNNNNNNNNNNNNNNNNNNNNNNNNNNNNNNNNNNNNNNNNNNNNNNNNNNNNNNNNNNNNNNNNNNNNNNNNNNNNNNNNNNNNNNNNNNNNNNAATTGACAAAAATACTATTAATAAGGTAACGAGACTGTTAATAATTAGCAGTTAATTATATGTTGGTTTATTAGGGCACTATAGTCCAGTCTTCCCCACAGACTTGAGCAGGCCGGTGTCATTTCATTTTCTATATGACATCAACTCTAACCAATACCTATGTACTGCGTGCtatcatatatataaaattataaaccaagaaattaattattataagcaATTTGAAGTGCAATACTGATAAATGGTACCTTTTTTCTGAAAATGACATTTATAAATTAGAATGGTTAAATTTCATcctttaaataaattataaagtTATTTAAGGCTGCctcttattatttatttgagtAAATATTAAATTTGGACTTTGTCCATTTTTATGAAAGATAAAGTGATTCTTATCTAAAAAAAGAGACACTTCGatccttaatttttttattttggataaaaaaaattcgttaaataataacaaaaattagttttgtggagattttatttgtattttgtagaaatcttaaatttttataaaattctttttaacaatataactaattactactactactactactactacttttATTACCTTCTTCATCCTTATTATTACCACTcctatttctattatttttattgcttattatcattattatctcCTCTACCATTATCATCACCAATatcaatattattaatattaaagttttcttctttcatttcttattcgatattatcttttttttaaaaggtATATGTACTATAATTACTTTTTTTTGCGGCATCATTTTTATCAATAATTTTTCTTCACTTAACTACTTAGATCTTTAAAAGGTATTtgtactaaaattaaaattagaccttttaatttcattttatacaaaattaaaaaattttaaaaatttataatatttaaattgaaatctccaatttttattttcaaaaa contains the following coding sequences:
- the LOC110262375 gene encoding uncharacterized protein LOC110262375 — encoded protein: MDLKIPIDDQFSKLHPSLPLSTRIGIVGAGPSGLSAAYALSRLGYNNVTVLEKHHTVAGMCESVEIEGKIYDLGGQVLAANSAPVIFHLAKETGSELEEMDSHKLALIDPYSGKFQDVNVADDYVSVMTLTLDIQEKVKNSKHFGIHAVSQVASDLTTDYLESHGLKSVPKSVAYGYTASGFGFVQDLPYAYIHEFTRTSMAGKIRRFKGGYTSLWKKIAESLPIKLHCNTQVLAIRRSSESVKVTVKRLNENEKTMEFDKIIISGNFPLRYGRTYRSVPSAFTESEEEVMDATELERDLFSKVETFDYYTTVFKIKGFEHLPIGFFYFSEYMEDPNTIGNPVAMQKFYDDSDIFLFWSYGNSSDIKGPTVIELAIKAVESMGGKIDKFILQRRFKYFPHVNSQDMKSGFYEKLESELQGSRNTYYVGGLMAFELTERNSSYAMALMCKNFATSSDLPMFPYTKSLFPLQTEFQKKEPRELGELPGVQFPNLPSLNSYLKHWGTHPITQNRTLYSWINEEGEVVCTRSYGEQNSNASCIAQNLLSCRKPIIKPGDKVLLVYVPGLDFVDAFFGCIRAKVIPVPVLPPDPMQKSGQALVKIDNIAKSCGIVAILSTKGYHSAVRAGFVKGLISLSGKDGKSSARWPNLPWMHTDSWIDKSKSLASKYVDDQCEAQPGDICFLQFTSGSTGDAKGVMITHGGLVHNVKLMRGRYKSTSRTMLISWLPQYHDMGLIGGLFTALVSGGSAVLFSPITFIKKPLLWLETMSKYQATHSAAPNFVLAPGYGLAENCVFVSCAFGQSNPILVDWQGRICCGYVQPGDADVDIRIVDPESGEELQEDGKEGEIWISSQSSGIGYWGKDELSQKTFRNELPNHPGRNFTRTGDLGRIIDRKLFITGRIKDLIIAAGRNIYSSDVEKTVENSSEYLRPGCCAVIGVPEEILSAKGIALPDGSDQVGLVVIAEVKDGKSVSKDVIEHIQTRVIEEHGVSVASVKLIKPRTISKTTSGKIKRFECLKQFADETLNLVPQPLLTKKKLVRSFTTGTCKDGRTPRSNVAKNNLGTSQRISNKEIVEFLKKLISEQAGIPESDISVTDNITSFGVDSIGVVKASQKLSDFLGVPVAAIDVFTTSCIQELANFSENLLFKRRYRDC
- the LOC107632742 gene encoding uncharacterized protein LOC107632742 translates to MDVSKTHQWGIRLLQLLALFYITLMLVFPAYISITAFLSFNQSISALVEGISWSNYLISLTLAPLSWILCIASTSICISIFGNSFLRPNYALVPEISIHSMDFIKWWTHYKTQEIASRVLGVHLRGTTFLKYWFEMLGARIGSSVLLDTVDITDPSLVSIGDEAVIAEGVLVQSHEVKNRILSFNPIRIGKSSSVGPYAVIQKGSVIKDGAEVQPLQKVEKGQHVLKPTKLNNVKESATMLITTDKNEASAIYQLMGIYVVGFVSALAAAITYFLYTRLFQKPTSLQHFSFMCISGAFHWIPFTIIAYATMLSEFPSSAIVFTISLACAYLLHGLILSILTCFFIRLLHGQKQNHFKTWLRNQLSLSCHLRFAKLLTGTEAFCVYLRLLGAKIGKHCSIRAINPVSNPELMAIGNGVHLGDFSRIITGFHYSNGYTCGKIEVQDNSVVGSQSIILPGSHVEKNVILGALSIAPMNSILHEGSMYIGSQTRVITKKPTSGLDERIEEMDMAYKKVVSNLSANLATTTMNAKARYFHRIGVSGKGYLKMYDKIDGIPMHKIFHPGKSYPILIRHSNSLSADDDARIDARGASLKILSDEPASNNALFDLTLKTGKAFYARTLADFASWFVCGLAAREELVKKFPHLREAVWNSLRNANSYAELHYYSNICRLLRFNDGQEMYVKFKLRPYDKSIGENTGMVKPIGILPPETGAIPRDENDKRPLLFLADDFKNRVSSPGGVHYVFQIQVRPVPDDEATRDVALDCTRPWDENDFPYIDVGEINITENLSKEESDMCEFNPYLKSHELDVIPATSNSQSASMDHGRSLIYEICQYVRNKRPLPESWRNLIEQSVVKVDLSCCPMAAAASLPKKQPQKVTLTRTWYQTFSALFIQPFLQTVLPHAVIGLSIYAPLCCIVYLKNANGFPLHWMLPIFWILSGVMAALACVIAKWILVGRRKVGETIPLWSIRIIMDSTWQAIRTLIGDYFMDMTSGSFLFMVWMKMMGASIDIMDDGAYIDSSMGSLLNPEMVKIEGGGCVGREALLFGHIYEGDEGGIVKFGEIKIGEDGFVGSRAVVMPGVHVENEGNLSALTLAMKGEIIRSR